The following proteins are co-located in the Schistocerca nitens isolate TAMUIC-IGC-003100 chromosome 2, iqSchNite1.1, whole genome shotgun sequence genome:
- the LOC126234965 gene encoding uncharacterized protein LOC126234965, giving the protein MVNWRKKFTCNNQKVTMMAQAVLQIASKLVWIEASSKMLSSDDRCLYFNENLIALFHVDYGLIIGPGETVHNYTKPLHEDFDMVVGEVDCYLDLQVQRFNDCMKINQTAYVKRVLASYHMTDAKPISLPIEPGWIPGNSPPATDIDTYREIIGSLAYLTLWTRPDLAYAVNIASRAQYSPTEAHLKLIERIIRYLKGTINDGK; this is encoded by the exons ATGgtaaattggaggaagaaatttacaTGCAACAACCAGAAGGTTACGATGATGGCACAGGCCGTGTTGCAGATTGCTTCGAAGCTTGTATGGATTGAAGCAAGCAGCAAAATGTTG AGTAGTGATGATCGTTGtttgtattttaatgaaaatttaatcgCTTTATTTCATGTGGATTATGGATTGATCATCGGACCTGGTGAAACAGTTCATAATTACACAAAACCATTACATGAAGACTTTGATATGGTAGTAGGTGAAGTGGATTGTTATCTTGACTTGCAAGTCCAAAGATTTAATGATTGTATGAAGATTAATCAGACTGCATATGTGAAAAGAGTGTTAGCCAGCTATCATATGACTGATGCAAAGCCAATATCATTACCAATTGAACCTGGATGGATACCTGGTAATTCACCACCAGCTACCGATATCGACACTTACCGAGAAATTATAGGCAGTCTCGCATATTTAACATTGTGGACACGTCCAGATCTAGCTTATGCTGTAAATATTGCTTCAAGAGCACAATATTCGCCTACTGAAGCACACCTAAAATTGATTGAACGAATTATTCGCTATTTGAAGGGTACTATAAATGATGGAAAATGA